A section of the Macadamia integrifolia cultivar HAES 741 chromosome 9, SCU_Mint_v3, whole genome shotgun sequence genome encodes:
- the LOC122088280 gene encoding CBL-interacting serine/threonine-protein kinase 7-like yields MHSPAVPTAAAATSTSSSSDVLLGKYRLGRLLGRGSFAKVYCARSLADGSDLAVKVIDKTKIVNTTMEPRVINEVSVMRRLRHPNIIRIHEVMATKSKMYLVMEYARGGELLSKISRRQRFTEPVARRYFQQLVLALNFCHMNGVAHRDLKPQNLLLDDQGNLKVSDFGLSALPEQLKNGLLHTACGTPAYTAPEVVGRKGYDGTKADAWSCGVILFVFLAGFLPFNDSNLAVMYQKIRRRDFQFPSWFSKSARWVIARLLDPNPDTRISIEALMEVGWFKKSLQSKDQNQNHQIQTLFDLQLTMSPDKGSMSAFDIISMSSGLDLSGLFEARRKWAKRFTSILESADRIAERVTEVGTKLGYTVERRKKSVIGLGKERMGLLIEVLEVAPSLFMVQVRVGSGEGVELLELQWGELKLELEDMVLAWHSDAV; encoded by the coding sequence ATGCATTCTCCGGCAGTACCAACCGCCGCCGCCGCCACCAGTACATCTAGCAGCTCCGATGTCTTGCTTGGTAAGTATCGCCTGGGTCGCCTTCTCGGCCGTGGCAGCTTCGCTAAGGTGTATTGCGCTCGCTCTCTTGCCGATGGTTCTGATTTGGCCGTGAAAGTAATCGACAAGACCAAGATCGTCAACACCACAATGGAACCTCGCGTGATTAACGAAGTTTCTGTAATGCGTCGACTTCGACACCCAAACATCATCAGGATCCATGAAGTCATGGCTACAAAATCAAAGATGTACTTGGTCATGGAGTACGCCAGAGGCGGCGAGTTGCTCTCCAAGATTTCCCGGCGTCAACGTTTCACCGAACCCGTCGCACGCCGCTATTTCCAACAATTGGTCTTGGCCCTTAACTTCTGTCACATGAATGGGGTCGCCCACCGAGACCTCAAGCCCCAGAACCTCCTCCTTGACGATCAGGGTAACCTTAAGGTCTCCGATTTCGGCCTTTCTGCTCTCCCAGAGCAATTGAAAAATGGGCTTCTCCACACGGCCTGTGGGACGCCGGCATATACAGCCCCTGAAGTGGTCGGACGGAAAGGTTACGACGGAACCAAGGCAGATGCTTGGTCCTGTGGTGTCATCCTCTTCGTCTTCCTCGCTGGATTCCTCCCTTTCAATGATTCAAATCTTGCCGTCATGTACCAGAAGATTCGCCGCCGGGATTTTCAATTTCCGTCCTGGTTTTCAAAGTCGGCGAGGTGGGTGATCGCTCGGCTGCTTGACCCGAATCCTGATACCCGCATCAGTATCGAAGCTCTAATGGAAGTGGGTTGGTTCAAGAAGTCCTTGCAATCGAAGGATCAGAATCAGAACCATCAGATACAAACCCTGTTCGATTTGCAGCTAACAATGTCGCCGGATAAGGGTTCGATGAGTGCTTTTGATATAATATCGATGTCGTCGGGATTGGATTTGTCAGGGTTGTTTGAAGCGAGGAGGAAGTGGGCGAAGAGATTCACATCAATTTTGGAATCAGCGGATAGGATTGCGGAGAGAGTGACAGAGGTTGGGACGAAATTAGGATATACAgtagagagaaggaagaaaagtgtGATTGGGTTGGGGAAGGAGAGGATGGGATTGTTGATAGAGGTATTAGAAGTGGCACCTTCCCTGTTTATGGTACAAGTGAGAGTGGGGAGTGGAGAAGGAGTGGAGTTGTTGGAGTTGCAGTGGGGAGAGCTGAAATTGGAGCTTGAAGACATGGTTCTTGCCTGGCATAGCGATGCTGTCTGA